aatatcaaCTACTATTTTATcacttattgttaatttatggtATAATCCAgagataataacataatagtcATATTACAattggtattaaatttattgaaatattattgaatttggaATTCTGGGATAGGATTTATTCGAGCACAATAACAAATCTATACCAAgtcataaattgttattgcttttacgtattaaataataactattttaattggttataacttatacgtaggtattattattgtattggttTAAATGAATGCATTTTCGATATgcaatatagttatagtataaatgaAACTTACATTTATACCgaccttaaatatttaaaaaatgtaattaagtataaaaatactttaaatataatatgatttttatagtatacacaATGCTCtatagttgttatattatactctaaactacctattatggtatattcaaatattttatatgtacctattataatttgcaactcattattattttcattatcaaataatattaagttatatacatttatttaagttctttaatatatttgtatgtaagatataacatcattattaataggtacttgAGTATTCAACTATtgtatttgcatttataccaaaatacatgtattcaaaaattatctgaaacgttttaaaattaaatatatttagtaaaaatatggtattatagtgggttaatatttttaatttaaaatgtgtttgaagttataaaataacattttctattcgaataaaaaagaaagtttattatctatttagcTATTGAAGTACTAAATAGAACagcaattaaaatacttaggtttgttttatatgtttgaaaaattatattgtttttattttgctaagagaataataataaaatcaaaaatattctaaataaatattagaaccataattaatcataagttTTCAAAGTGTAAAcagtcattaatttttttttcagtgtaTACATTGTGTAAGTACTTTTAAAAGACAGAAATcgataaaaatgtcataaaatataatgaaaaaacaaataaatgacctaaaaaatcaaaactcaaattatatcaacgcataacagttttatattgaaaatttttatccATGTTCGTAACTTCGTAAGTAAAAGCATCTAGGCCGTTaaggataaataataaaaaaaaaaaataatccataagttgaatatttgattattgttattagataGCTATGTTAGATATGTACACTAATACATATCAATGAAATTTTGTTTGGTTTACTACCAAATagagtataatgtattaaaaataccaaaaaaactTGGTTCATTTTAAtggttatatttatgtaatatttatatataaatatatataactcttaaatgataatactCAGTTCCGAGTATTTTCATCTATGGACTATACTATATCTGTTAATCAATAATTGACCCAAGAGCAAAATTTTCAACGGATTCCCTCGTCCAAAAAGTATATAAGATGGTCTAAATGGGTGGAGGGAGGGGGTAGTGAATTCGTCtttccaaaattattttaaacatttttaaataatattattgtatattttattaatcgaaAATTGTAcggaaattttgaaaaaaaaaataatagttaactagtttattataaattttcaaaagaaaaatattgtattactttgGCCCTTTAAGCGAACAGGCCCGGACGCGCCCTCACCTTATGATTCCTCTTAGTAATGTCACTGCTGTTAATGcgttatatatcataaatttataacacattttaatgaCAATCATCGTGTACTCGTGGTATTCGAAGTACTCAAGTATgagtactatacaatattcatgatatacatctatattaatatgttttataatatataagttttttttcgcgtcttttatttatttcaaagaaattataaaatataacattttcttggtcgtaggtacctatacattattattgtgtaaaaatcgtattttcaTCTTTAGtataaagaatttaatataagtaacaaataataatatattgtaccatCGTTCGCTTTCcagcattttaataaaaaaataacttaatatgtaCTAAGAAACTATTGCTTGCTGGCTGCTGCTAAGAAGTTCAGAAAATGCTATAGGTTAATGTGaacatattgaaatatatcagTTTACAAgatcaaaagttttttttatattacaaatggtGACcagataaaaagttataagaaaACAGATTGTactgatattaaaatgtactggtttattttacttctgtattttttttttcgattttaaatacgCTAGGTAAAATGggttagaattatattattataggtactccaTGATAACGCTGCAAATAAtggatattatttagatataagcGATAAATATGTACCTTTATGAGGTATGGTTTTTCAatctaaatatgtttatgtctTATACACAATCAAttcatttcttatttaaaagtgtacacattatttaatgtaaatattttatttgttatgtataCAGTGATGCGGCAATGTAGCTCTTCATATCGGATGTCTGGTATAGATCGGCGAACAAACGTAGACATACAAATTTTGAGTGCTGCTAGTAAAGCGATTGCGGAAAAATGCTTTTGGAACGCATGCAAAGCATTATCTTTTGGATTGTTTCTGATGGCTGTCGGAGCCATAATGGCCATTATTggtatgtacatttatatttttacaatatacataacaaaatatttattaaaaattgaaattatttatccacttattgtaatacatattgcaaacaatacaatacctattgtgtattgtttaaataattattttaaatataatgcgaTATGATAAATTCGattctctaaaaaaaaattataataactattgcgATGTTTTGAACAAATGTTTTCATTggattagataatatatattatattaatgtatgttataatatattagatctatatacttaatttaaatttgcaaaTTTGACGATtacatatatgaatattataatataaaaatttaaaaaataaatggattattttaataattataaatttttaaaatatttttacatgataTAGGAATGTTATagcaaaaattgattttttcaatatcgATAATCAGGTGTACTGAAGGTACAaggctttatattatataaataataatttcaaaatcagtTTAGTAGTGTTGGGGGAATAAagatttagtatatattagttaCATTAGTACAATAAAGAGGCAACTgacctaataaatattaaaatatgtagatatatataacCAATGTAGTAAGAAATAGAGAAATCTTAATCATTATCGAGCAACTagcaatgataataaaatttaactaggaatgctatcaatataattttaatcaaatagatatatttattaatttattgatatattttttcctagTTTTTGttgtcattaataatattcattattcgttttattacGTAAAAACACACAAATTAAAGGTTTAAGCCGTATTCGGatagatttaatatacattttaagtgtatataatatacaacaaccAGTGAAAAACGTTTTTCTTAGATACTATCAActttattgaaatatctaagcaataaaaatatcataagacTACAATGGTTGATTCGTATAATCCTTACGTTAAATCTCTTCTCATTTTCCACTCTATTTACTACCTATATCAAAGtatcagtttttttaaatatttaatattagaaaaatattttatatttatgaagatgaataaatatagcacatagtattataatatatatatatatactatataagttattgctaataatagtactataaATTTCTTTCACGAAtataagaattaatcattaaaacatttaatatcctgttaaaatcaaattaatttatgtctaaaatcgtattttatcgCAGCAGTGACCTGTATATgggttttatttatgtttaataatagacTTTTAAGAGTACTTTACGTGTGCAAATGTGCTATTAACAGTACCatggaaaaaatgtaataaatattttattaatatttatatgatattttcacTCTGAGTGTgatgattaattatatgtagttgatatttttattgatagatACGTAGCaatttttcttatacataataaaatatatatatatgaaaaaatattttttgtttttagattttattgatttttgttaaCAGTTAAAGTCATGATTTACATTCACCTTttacatcatatttataaatttaacataatatatttataatatatatataagattattataataaacagataacaaacaattataactCAAGAATTGAACTAATATTTGTGTGGCTTAATAATCGTTGgtgaattttgatttgtttattaataggttattaataaaacttgtTATTCACTATTCACCATTAACcattcaacaatataataaattgttgaattgttgtacctattttaaaattgatatttgttaatttattctacTCAAAAGTaaaccataataaaattatattcttcatAATAAGTAGAGcatacttacctatatttatagttgGTTTATACGTTGAtggaatataatgttatttaatgatacaatATGTAGGTACCAGTTACCTACCTCACACTGTCTTTCACCGTACTTTTAGCCTAATCGATTGATACatttgagttatttttattcatattatgtttgtaaaattaacataCCTACCATTCACACATAGTTATAAACTAGGTTGAGTAGTTGTACACTACAAACAGCTGATGAATTATCCGCATAACCTGAATTATAGTGAATTACTTCTGTAAAGAATAAAAGCAACTAAGTgatcatttattttcttatggtaatttttttaaggtacattttaatgaaaaactaatatttttgtcttttagtttaatttacgtatatataaataataattgaataaccctacaataacaaaacaacttaaataacaatatttgtataaaattattcagttatttattatttgaatgattCCTTTTAAGTCATCAACAATGAatgattaaatgataaataaataattttaaatcgattttagttttctgaaatatttagtttcttattataaatggtTCATGGTTCGGGTAttgattgaattataatttatgtataaagtattaagtagGTAGTTTAGTTTAAGTTTTTGAATGAGTAACAAATaagaattgatattttttgtaccatttataaatttaattaaatgtattgtttcaaaattataaatttctataatatttaacaaaagttGACTTTAATCCGATTACATgagttgtttaatataatttccttAAGGCTAAAAATACTTGTTCAACTGTAGAAGAGTTACGTGAAACGAATCAAAATTTTCATGCATAAACTTTAATGATCCTGAAcctaacaaaacaaaacaaaatcaagtaactaaaatttaaaacttgttCAATTAACTTCTATTCaaagttcaattaaaaaattatactataagtaaatctttataaaaggtaaaaatcaacatttataagttatattttaaaaggattaataaatttgaaaactagGACACTTTActgaatgatttataaaattcattattaaacaacTTTAATATCAttctgaatataaataaatgcagaAACCCCATTTTTTTACTAAGCTAccttactatttattaaaatattgttaaaacgaTTTTGGCCTTCTTTCATACAATATAAGTTcacttatgagttatgatcCTTACAGTATCTTAGTATcctactgtatatattatatagtattatacctcTACAGTTTACATTTTGAGACGTTGAATACAAttctttactattatttattattataaattattaaaatgtataatatgtattatgagtTATTTCGGTCCTGATTATGAATTACGAAAAcagtacattattaataacatcatGATATCGCAAGCCGTTATgctatttatgatttataattatgtatataatatggcgTATATTAGAACTTTATCTATCTtataaattggtatttttattattttttttttctttcaatatTTGAATTGAAATAGTGTGAGGTATGATTTTTTGGCAGTTTTAAGCCAAAGTCattctaacataaatatatgctCAAAAGTGTATtggattattaacttaaaagttaaaatacatttagtaaTCCGATAAACCTACTAATAAACtatgtgaatataaaatataataaatattttctaagaaaCAAGGCACATATACCGAATaaatcaattgaatatttcgtaaattatcatttttaatttacgggTGCATATCGATTCCGCcgattttatatcaatttcgCCGGCtaccatttataatatctacatattGATTCCGCCGGCTATTAATTCCACCGGCTACTGTTTATCCCTCtcttgtaatttgtaaatgtatttaaaaaaatacagtcctacataatatactatataatatatatatatatatttattaataaattataataataataataacaataattgtataataattaaaaactaaaatgtatagtctaattaatacgtgtatattatgtgagtATATTCCGTACGTATTGCTATAACGTATTACGCTACTTATAAATGTCAATGATGATTCTtgcttttaactaaaaaaacaaagtattaaaaatttatcaaatgatttgaacgataataaaatttctaagatcacttatttaaaacatgtgtccaaatattaccaaaagtagttacatttatattaattagattatacattttaattttaaaattaaactttatacaattattattacctatcattttatacagtttagactatatacattttaatattttataatatattcacatatacgtattaattagaatgtacattttagttgtgaattatacaattattattattttattcttattatatactatatatttaaaaatacatgtacaGGGGGGGGGGATAAACAGTAGTCGGCGGAAACGATACAAACAGATAGTTTGTAATTTTCCTAAACAGATAGTTTCGGCGGAATCAATAATTCCCTGCAATTTACtgctcaaaatattatacctgtcctatttttattaatatttccattagtatttaatattaagcttTATAAAAAGCTAAATATTCCATTGTTTGAATTTCGATACGCCCTTTTTAGTATATCTACTTGTATTTATCaagttttgatttaataattctacTTACAAATTGATTGGGATTTTGCGATTTGAAATACATCTTATTCTTACTGTTGACAAACTTTTTATAGGATATTACGCGGAACAACTTTCATCAGATGATATTGTCACGAAAACTGATAGTGGAAATTCGAGTACATCCACACGAACAACaaaaacgacaaaaaaaacatctcatatatataaattgtcatATGCTGGACCAATTGTGATGGGCGTTGGAGGTAAATATTAAGTGACATTATTATGTGCAATACAGGATTTAATTTATCAGATAATAAGTACCgtctaaaaaacaaatcttaATGAAAATCTTAAACGTACATAACCACAGCTTACATAATTATGATCCGTACTTAGTCTTAAAAATTTGACAGTCACCTATACtctcattaaaatgttaaaatataaatttatggaTTAATCGTGTAACAACTTAacttatatacttactatGTTTGATAGATTACCGTAGATCATCGTCGTAAGGTGTATCACACGATTTATCGGTTCagaataatgcatatttttggaatacttttacttttacaaaaaaaaatgaaaacttaaaaaaatataattacttgataataaaagaagaaaaagttttaacattttatttttttgcccAGGGTTATCCTTAAAactgttgtatatttttcaattccgACAATCTCTAAGTACCatctgtattaaattaaatatgctaggtatttgaaacttttttagtacttttttattacccctataatataaaaacggtaaaaataataatatccgtcgttatttttataatttatgttaaaaaattgatatctaattatatatacattatatacgtttCAAATAACTTGTATATGATGATAAAATTTCAGTTGTCTGACTGTTagaacctataataataattattatttattatatatgtttttgtataataaaaaaccaataaagataatttcaAGATCGTTTATTACTTAACAGTTAGTAATTAAGTCATTACATGTggtgaatattttgtaaatatatactagaCATATAAGTCtagtatataagtacttatctATTTAGAGTTTCTGTAatctgtaaaattattttctctaatcataaaaaaataatccgtcgattttttcataaaataaaaaatatataataaaaagaatgtAGTGTGTCgtgaataaattgttttccaaCGTTTTTTggacttatttttaaacacacgatgatatttataatattatttggtctTAATGATGTAAGCGTGTCACCGCATTTAGGCTTGAGTTAGAACGTAGTTGTGAAATAAGTTTGAGAACCACTGGTGAAATGATGACCGAGGACTCGTGTTTCAGGGTTCATCGTTGTGGCGGCGTGCGTGATGACGTTCGAGGCGCGCGATCGGGCGGCGAAGTTCATGTCTAACCAATTGAAAGTAATGGGCGGTGGGGTCGGCGCTGGCGGTGCCGCGTCGGGCCATCGCGGCCACGGCCGGCAGACGCCATCGGCCGGTTACCTGTCCAGGGGCGACAGCGGCCGGAGCAGCTATCAGAACCCGTGCGACGGCGGACGGCACAAGATGAACAAGAGCCCGTCGGCGCCCAATCTGGCGGCGGCCGCGGCGGCGTCGAACCGCGGACCGGGGGGCGCCGGACAGTCGGGCGCCGGCAGATTGCCGCTGCGGCACAAGCACGCGGTGCACGTACTGTCGTCGACCGGCGGCCGAGCGCTGCTCAGCCCGCACACGTTGCGCCGGCAAGCCATGTCGATGGACACGCAGGACTACAACCCGCTGTTCTCGCCACCGCGTTCCCGTCACAGCAGTTCTGGCCTGTTGACGTATAGCAACAGCAACTGCAGCAACATCTTCGGCAATTTCAACTGCAACGGCAACAAGCAAGGCGGCGACGGCAGCAGAGAGTCGGTCAACGACCCGATGAGGACGTCTTCCAGGGGATCGCGGGGCTCCATGGTGCTGGATCTGCACGTGCCCAACGAGTGTCCGGTGACGATGCGGGTGCGGGACAGGAGCCGCCGGTCGGACACGGCCAAGCGGCACGTGCTGCGCCGGCAGACGCCCGTCGAGCTGGACGACACGATAATCGCGTACGCGACCACGGCCATGGCGGCGGACCGGCAGCGGGCCAAGCGGTGCACCACGCGGTCGGCCACTTGTGACGTGCCGCACGCGATCAAGTCGAAGCGCAGGCGGCAGGACTCGAGTTGCTCGGACGTGGTGGCGGCCCGCCGGAGGTCCGGTTCGCCGGTGTGCGGAGCCGGCGGCGGATGGCGTTCGTCGGCCAACGACGTGGTCGACGCCGCCGAATGGGCCAGGACCGCGAACCGCACCGCCGGCGGTTCGGCCGTGTCGTCGCCGCAACGGTCCGCCGACCGTCAGATCGCCGGCGCGACACCGGCGCGACGACCGCAGTCTCCGTCGGCCGATGTCGCGGACGGCAGCAAAATGTCATTGTCCCGGACGTGTTCCGACATCATGTCCATCGACAAGTCGTTCGAAGAGTCCAACTACAGTAGTTCATAGACGGACGATTTGCTGTGCGCATAATGTGCGGCGTAATCGATTCGTAAGCGATATCGGTCTGCacacacgtataatattattattattattattatagtgccaTATAagatattgtgttatattataggtgaCATACGGCGACACTgcgaatgtatattatatttttaggtttgACGGTATATTCGAATCGGATACCGCGGTATCGCGATGTTAGAACCCGCGATGTGTATACCTAACCCACTGCGTCAGtcggcataatattataataatatgcatagtgTAATACGGCGTTACCTACTTTTCGGTATTGTACGGTAAGTCGGTTCTTCGCGGTACTGCGCGGTATACCGTACAAGTGGTATCCGAATAAACCGGTTATCCAGTTATTATGGTTGTTTTTAGTCGTTAgttttatacctaaggttTACCCGAAAATCCTTCAACcctaaatgaaaatgtatactttcgctgctatgtaataatattatactttgtcGCACACGCCGTCGTCGTGCTGCACGTcatgatattatgtgtaaacCCCCAAGTACGCCGACTTACGCGTATATGTGTGTACTATTATAGCTGACATTcgatataaatgattatcgTTGCGTAGtgttcattatataatttttttttttgtccataatattatcgtcgaGCCGTTCAAAACGATTATGTAGAGGTATGTAGAGTCGCCAAACATCGATTTACTTACCGCGAGTGGTTCATTTAACGTGGGTAAGACATAACTTGAAATGCTTCtaggatataataatttttaatattttttatcgttatggttttattaaatttttcaatcgaCAATATccgtttttaatttaccattccaaagtagtatatttttttagagtaCTTCGCGGagtataaaaatcgaatttcaaACGAGTATAGTTTATTggttataatcaattatttgtaCAAGATTTGATGTCGACAGATTTAAATATtccgaataatattttgcttcggaatttacagtttaaaaacATGTCGTTGTTCAAGAAagtaaaatactcaaaaaatgaTAGC
This sequence is a window from Rhopalosiphum maidis isolate BTI-1 chromosome 1, ASM367621v3, whole genome shotgun sequence. Protein-coding genes within it:
- the LOC113560780 gene encoding uncharacterized protein LOC113560780, whose amino-acid sequence is MRQCSSSYRMSGIDRRTNVDIQILSAASKAIAEKCFWNACKALSFGLFLMAVGAIMAIIGYYAEQLSSDDIVTKTDSGNSSTSTRTTKTTKKTSHIYKLSYAGPIVMGVGGFIVVAACVMTFEARDRAAKFMSNQLKVMGGGVGAGGAASGHRGHGRQTPSAGYLSRGDSGRSSYQNPCDGGRHKMNKSPSAPNLAAAAAASNRGPGGAGQSGAGRLPLRHKHAVHVLSSTGGRALLSPHTLRRQAMSMDTQDYNPLFSPPRSRHSSSGLLTYSNSNCSNIFGNFNCNGNKQGGDGSRESVNDPMRTSSRGSRGSMVLDLHVPNECPVTMRVRDRSRRSDTAKRHVLRRQTPVELDDTIIAYATTAMAADRQRAKRCTTRSATCDVPHAIKSKRRRQDSSCSDVVAARRRSGSPVCGAGGGWRSSANDVVDAAEWARTANRTAGGSAVSSPQRSADRQIAGATPARRPQSPSADVADGSKMSLSRTCSDIMSIDKSFEESNYSSS